Proteins from a genomic interval of Pogoniulus pusillus isolate bPogPus1 chromosome 42, bPogPus1.pri, whole genome shotgun sequence:
- the REEP4 gene encoding receptor expression-enhancing protein 4 isoform X5 encodes MVSWMLSRVIVFPFYYELKMAFVIWLLSPYTRGASLLYRKFVHPTLSSKEKEIDTYIVQAKERGYQAMVRFGKRGLNLAATAAVQAATKSQGALAGRLRSFSMQDLRSLPDQTPLHYQDPLYLEEQESRRQLLVIPSAPSLSPAYSVARGGRQCESETEDEEPWSDSQGSAEPSPRSRDPKPPSRSQSLRVVKKKTPSKEGSSRLLRSRSRKKLPPGAEES; translated from the exons GTTCCCCTTCTACTACGAGCTGAAGATGGCCTTTGTCATCTGGCTGCTGTCCCCCTACACCCGCGGCGCCAGCCTGCTCTACCGCAAGTTCGTGCACCCCACCCTGTCCTCCAAGGAGAAG GAGATCGACACCTACATCGTCCAGGCCAAGGAGCGAGGCTACCAGGCCATGGTGCGCTTCGGCAAGAGGGGGCTCAACttggcagccacagctgcagtccaggcagccACCAAG AGCCAGGGGGCCCTGGCCGGACGCCTGCGGAGCTTCAGCATGCAGGACCTGCGCTCCCTCCCCGACCAGACCCCCCTGCACTACCAGGACCCTCTCTacctggaggagcaggagagccgcaggcagctgctgg TCATCCCCAGTGCCCCTTCCTTGTCCCCAGCCTACAGCGTGGCCAGGGGCGGGCGGCAGTGCGAGAGCGAGACGGAGGATGAGGAGCCCTGGTCGGactcccagggctctgcagagccttctcctcgCAGCAGAGATCCCAAACCCCCCTCCCGCAGCCAGAGCCTGCGTGTGGTCAAGAAGAAGACCCCAAGCAAAGAG ggctcttcccGGCTCCTTCGCAGCCGCAGCAGGAAGAAGCTGCCCCCgggggctgaggagagctga
- the REEP4 gene encoding receptor expression-enhancing protein 4 isoform X4, whose product MMYWIVFALFMATETITDLLISWFPFYYELKMAFVIWLLSPYTRGASLLYRKFVHPTLSSKEKEIDTYIVQAKERGYQAMVRFGKRGLNLAATAAVQAATKSQGALAGRLRSFSMQDLRSLPDQTPLHYQDPLYLEEQESRRQLLVIPSAPSLSPAYSVARGGRQCESETEDEEPWSDSQGSAEPSPRSRDPKPPSRSQSLRVVKKKTPSKEGSSRLLRSRSRKKLPPGAEES is encoded by the exons GTTCCCCTTCTACTACGAGCTGAAGATGGCCTTTGTCATCTGGCTGCTGTCCCCCTACACCCGCGGCGCCAGCCTGCTCTACCGCAAGTTCGTGCACCCCACCCTGTCCTCCAAGGAGAAG GAGATCGACACCTACATCGTCCAGGCCAAGGAGCGAGGCTACCAGGCCATGGTGCGCTTCGGCAAGAGGGGGCTCAACttggcagccacagctgcagtccaggcagccACCAAG AGCCAGGGGGCCCTGGCCGGACGCCTGCGGAGCTTCAGCATGCAGGACCTGCGCTCCCTCCCCGACCAGACCCCCCTGCACTACCAGGACCCTCTCTacctggaggagcaggagagccgcaggcagctgctgg TCATCCCCAGTGCCCCTTCCTTGTCCCCAGCCTACAGCGTGGCCAGGGGCGGGCGGCAGTGCGAGAGCGAGACGGAGGATGAGGAGCCCTGGTCGGactcccagggctctgcagagccttctcctcgCAGCAGAGATCCCAAACCCCCCTCCCGCAGCCAGAGCCTGCGTGTGGTCAAGAAGAAGACCCCAAGCAAAGAG ggctcttcccGGCTCCTTCGCAGCCGCAGCAGGAAGAAGCTGCCCCCgggggctgaggagagctga